A region of Cucumis melo cultivar AY chromosome 2, USDA_Cmelo_AY_1.0, whole genome shotgun sequence DNA encodes the following proteins:
- the LOC103501533 gene encoding dnaJ homolog subfamily C GRV2 isoform X3 — translation MPGHRIDPPCGRVYLQFGQQQSVIDSENASMHLKHLAAAAKDAVAESGSIPGSRAKLWRRIREFNACIPYSGVPSNIEVPEVTLMALITMLPAAPNLPPESPPLPPPSPKAAATVMGFISCLRRLLASTSAASHVMSFPAAVGRIMGLLRNGSEGVAAEAAGLIAVLIGGGPGDSNLVTDSKGERHATIIHTKSVLFAHQGYVVILVNRLKPMSISPLLSMAVVEVLDAMICEPHGETTQFPVFVELLRQVAGLKRRLFALFGHPAESVRETVAVIMRTIAEEDAIAAESMRDAALRDGAILRHLSHAFFLPAGERREVSRQLVALWADSYQPALDLLSRVLPPGLVAYLHTRSDGVMHEDSNLEGSYSRRQRRLLQRRGRTGRVTTSQDQNLLNSNFETGDPSKQISSGPVSTIQASVAHPSDNVIGDGTSAQRDQSGVPSSIDVPSTTIHEASEPNIECADANQESGLPAPAQVVVENTPVGSGRLLCNWPEFWRAFSLDHNRADLIWNERTRQELRETLQAEVHKLDVEKERSEDIVPGVTPVGESMTSQDSLPKISWNYSEFLVSYPSLSKEVCVGQYYLRLLLESNSTGRVQDFPLRDPVAFFRALYHRFLCDADTGLTVDGTIPDELGASDDWCDMGRLDGFGGGGGSSVRELCARAMSIVYEQHHQTIGPFEGTAHITVLLDRTDDRALRHRLLLLLKALMKVLSNVEACVLVGGCVLAVDLLTVVHEASERTAIPLESNLLAATAFMEPLKEWMFIDKENAKVGPLEKDAIRRLWSKKAIDWTTRCWASGMLDWKRLRDIRELRWALAVRVPVLTPAQIGETALSILHSMVSAHSDLDDAGEIVTPTPRVKRILSSPRCLPHIAQAMLSGEPNIVEFSAALLRAIVTRNPKAMIRLYSTGAFYFALAYPGSNLLSIAQLFSVTHVHQAFHGGEEAAVSSSLPLAKRSVLGGLLPESLLYVLERSGPAAFAAAMVSDSDTPEIIWTHKMRAENLICQVLQHLGDFPQKLSQHCHCLYEYAPMPPVTYQELRDEMWCHRYYLRNLCDEIRFPNWPIVEHVEFLQSLLVMWREELTRRPMDLSEEEACKILEISLEDVSKNDSNMKHSSENGEEMFGISRQVENIDEEKLKRQYRKLAMKYHPDKNPEGREKFLAVQKAYERLQATMQGLQGPQPWRLLLLLKGQCILYRRYGNVLEPFKYAGYPMLLNAVTVDKEDNNFLASDRAPLLVAASELLWLTCASSSLNGEELVRDSGIKLLAVLLSRCMCVVQPTTSANEPSAIIVTNVMRTFSVLSQFDSARVEMLEFSGLVDDIVHCTELELIPAAVDAALQTIAHVSVSSEFQDALLKAGVLWYLLPLLLQYDATAEDSDTKESHGVGASVQIAKNLHALRASQALSRLSGMCSDDSLTPYNQAAADALRRLLTPKVASLLKDPEPKDLLSKINANLESPEIIWNSSTRAELLKFVDQQRSSQGPDGSYDLKDSHEFVYEALSKELYVGNVYLRVYNDQPDFEISCPEVFGVALVEFIADLVHNQYFVDSASQNKPVITSDSCSSQNELNSSVQSPKAEQLNNEASGSISQLGEPVDTMSASDGQGPEEEEALLVKNLQFGLISLKNLLTRYPNLASIFSTKDKLLPLFECFSVAVPSKCNIAQLCLGVLSLLTAYAPCLEAMVADGSGLLLLLQMLHSNPQCREGVLHVLYALASTAELAWSAAKHGGVVYILEILLPLQDEIPLQQRAAAASLLGKLIGQPMHGPRVAITLARFLPDGLVSVIRDGPGEAVVAAVDQTTETPELVWTSAMAASLSAQIATMASDLYREQMKGRVIDWDVPEQASTQQEMRDEPQVGGIYVRLFLKDPKFPLRNPKRFLEGLLDQYLSSIAATHYDTQAFNPELPLLLSAALVSLLRVHPALADHVGYLGYVPKLVSAVAYEARRETMSSGEANNGNYEERTHEPSDESEQPAQTPQERVRLSCLRVLHQLAASTTCAEAMAATSVGTPQVVPLLMKAIGWNGGSILALETLKRVVVAGNRARDALVAQGLKVGLVEVLLGLLDWRAGGRNGLCSQMKWNESEASIGRVLAIEVLHAFATEGAHCSKVRDILDSSEVWSAYKDQKHDLFLPSNAQSAAAGVAGLIENSSSRLTYALAAPPTQTSRPSNGK, via the exons ATGCCTGGTCATCGTATTGATCCCCCATGTGGAAGAGTCTACCTACAATTTGGCCAACAGCAATCTGTCATTGATTCGGAAAATGCATCCATGCATTTGAAGCACTTAGCAGCAGCTGCTAAGGATGCTGTGGCTGAAAGTGGTTCAATACCTGGATCAAGAGCTAAACTTTGGCGTAGAATAAGGGAGTTTAATGCATGTATACCTTACAGTGGGGTTCCTTCCAACATTGAAGTACCCGAGGTGACCCTCATGGCCTTGATCACAATGCTTCCAGCTGCACCAAATCTTCCTCCTGAGTCCCCTCCATTGCCACctccttcacctaaagcagcTGCAACTGTAATGGGCTTCATCTCATGTTTACGTCGATTGTTAGCATCAACAAGTGCAGCGTCACATGTGATGTCATTTCCCGCTGCTGTTGGGAGAATAATGGGTTTGCTTAGAAATGGTTCTGAGGGTGTAGCAGCTGAAGCTGCAGGCCTAATTGCAGTGCTTATTGGTGGTGGGCCTGGTGATTCAAATCTGGTAACTGATTCTAAAGGAGAGCGGCATGCTACAATCATTCATACCAAGTCAGTGTTGTTTGCTCATCAAGGTTATGTGGTTATTCTTGTCAACAGACTGAAGCCAATGTCTATTTCTCCTTTGCTTTCGATGGCTGTTGTTGAAGTGCTTGATGCGATGATATGTGAACCACATGGTGAAACAACACAATTTCCTGTTTTTGTTGAATTGTTGCGCCAAGTGGCTGGCCTCAAGCGTCGCTTGTTTGCACTCTTTGGACATCCCGCTGAAAGTGTGAGAGAAACTGTGGCTGTGATAATGCGCACAATTGCAGAAGAAGATGCAATTGCAGCAGAGTCAATGCGTGATGCTGCTTTACGAGATGGTGCTATATTAAGGCATTTATCACATGCATTTTTCCTTCCAGCTGGTGAGAGACGTGAGGTTAGTCGGCAGTTAGTTGCTCTATGGGCAGACTCTTATCAACCAGCTTTGGATTTGTTATCTAGAGTTTTGCCTCCCGGACTTGTTGCATATTTACACACACGATCTGATGGAGTAATGCATGAGGATTCAAATCTGGAAGGATCATATAGTAGACGACAGAGACGCTTACTCCAGAGGAGAGGCCGTACAGGTAGAGTGACAACATCTCAAGATCAAAATTTGCTAAATAGTAATTTTGAGACTGGTGATCCCTCTAAGCAGATAAGTAGTGGTCCAGTTTCAACCATTCAAGCTTCTGTTGCTCATCCTAGTGACAATGTAATTGGTGATGGTACTTCAGCCCAACGTGATCAATCTGGTGTTCCTTCTTCGATTGACGTTCCGAGTACTACCATACATGAGGCGTCAGAACCAAATATTGAGTGTGCTGATGCTAATCAGGAGTCGGGACTTCCTGCTCCTGCTCAGGTTGTTGTGGAGAACACTCCTGTTGGATCTGGCAGGCTACTCTGTAATTGGCCTGAATTTTGGCGAGCTTTTAGCCTTGATCATAATCGTGCTGATTTGATTTGGAATGAGCGCACAAGACAAGAACTACGTGAGACATTGCAAGCTGAGGTTCATAAATTAGATGTTGAAAAGGAACGGTCTGAAGATATTGTACCTGGGGTCACCCCTGTTGGAGAAAGTATGACTAGTCAAGATAGCCTGCCAAAAATTTCTTGGAACTATTCTGAGTTCTTAGTTAGCTATCCTAGTTTGTCTAAAGAAGTTTGTGTAGGTCAATATTATTTACGATTGTTGCTTGAAAGCAACAGTACAGGCAGGGTTCAGGATTTTCCACTCCGGGACCCGGTTGCTTTCTTTAGAGCACTTTATCATCGATTCTTATGTGATGCGGACACAGGACTCACAGTAGATGGTACCATTCCTGATGAATTGGGTGCATCTGATGATTGGTGTGATATGGGAAGACTGGATGGTTTTGGAGGAGGTGGGGGCTCTTCTGTTAGAGAGCTATGTGCAAGGGCTATGTCAATTGTCTATGAACAGCATCATCAAACTATTGGTCCATTTGAAGGCACTGCTCATATAACAGTTCTCTTGGATCGAACAGATGATAGAGCTTTGAGgcatcgtcttcttcttcttttgaag GCATTAATGAAGGTATTGTCAAATGTAGAGGCATGTGTTTTGGTTGGAGGATGTGTATTAGCTGTTGATCTGCTGACGGTGGTTCATGAAGCCTCGGAGAGAACTGCTATTCCTTTAGAGTCTAATTTGCTTGCCGCTACTGCTTTTATGGAACCTCTCAAAGAGTGGATGTTTATTGACAAAGAGAATGCAAAGGTTGGGCCATTGGAGAAGGACGCCATTAGAAGACTCTGGTCAAAGAAAGCTATTGATTGGACAACACGATGCTGGGCTTCTGGAATGCTTGACTGGAAGAGATTGCGTGATATACGTGAGCTGCGGTGGGCATTAGCTGTTCGAGTTCCTGTTCTTACACCAGCTCAG ATTGGCGAGACAGCACTATCCATTTTACATAGTATGGTATCTGCACATTCGGACTTGGATGATGCTGGAGAGATAGTCACGCCAACCCCTAGAGTAAAACGAATCTTGTCCAGTCCAAGGTGCCTTCCACATATCGCTCAG GCTATGCTCTCTGGGGAACCAAACATTGTGGAATTTTCAGCTGCTTTATTAAGAGCTATTGTCACCAGAAATCCCAAAGCCATGATTCGTCTTTACAGCACTGGTGCATTCTATTTTGCCCTTGCCTATCCAGGATCTAACCTTCTTTCTATCGCACAACTCTTCTCAGTGACTCATGTCCATCAAGCATTTCATGGTGGAGAAGAGGCTGCAGTTTCCTCTTCTTTGCCTCTTGCCAAGCGTAGTGTTTTGGGTGGACTTCTTCCTGAATCCCTGCTCTATGTATTGGAGCGCAGTGGCCCAGCTGCATTTGCTGCTGCAATGGTTTCTGACTCAGATACTCCCGAGATCATATGGACTCACAAAATGAGAGCAGAAAACCTTATTTGTCAG GTTTTACAGCATCTTGGCGATTTTCCCCAAAAATTGTCACAGCATTGCCATTGTTTATATGAGTATGCCCCTATGCCACCAGTGACTTATCAAGAGTTGAGGGATGAAATGTGGTGCCACCGTTACTATCTGAGGAACTTATGTGATGAGATACGATTTCCCAACTGGCCAATTGTTGAGCATGTTGAATTTCTTCAGTCATTACTTGTTATGTGGCGTGAAGAATTAACACGCAGACCTATGGATCTCTCTGAAGAAGAAGCTTGCAAAATATTGGAAATTTCTCTGGAAGACGTGTCAAAGAATGATAGTAATATGAAACATTCTTCTGAAAATGGTGAAGAAATGTTTGGCATCTCTAGACAAGTTGAGAATATTGATGAAGAAAAGCTTAAACGGCAATATAGAAAACTCGCAATGAAATACCATCCTGACAAAAATCCGGAAGGAAGGGAAAAGTTTCTTGCTGTGCAGAAAGCATATGAGCGTCTACAG GCTACCATGCAAGGGTTGCAAGGTCCACAACCTTGGAGGTTGCTTCTTTTGTTGAAAGGTCAATGTATATTGTACAGACGTTATGGAAATGTACTCGAACCATTCAAATATGCAGGTTATCCAATGCTGCTAAATGCTGTAACAGTGGACAAGGAAGATAACAATTTTCTTGCATCTGATAGAGCACCTCTCCTCGTGGCAGCATCAGAACTTTTGTGGCTCAC ATGTGCATCTTCTTCGTTGAATGGTGAAGAACTAGTGAGGGACAGTGGAATTAAGCTTCTTGCTGTTCTTCTTTCTCGTTGCATGTGTGTGGTGCAACCAACTACTTCTGCAAACGAACCATCTGCTATCATTGTTACCAATGTCATGCGAACCTTTTCTGTTCTAAGCCAGTTTGATAGTGCAAGGGTTGAGATGCTTGAATTTTCTGGACTAGTTGATGACATAGTTCATTGCACTGAACTTGAGCTAATACCAGCAGCTGTTGATGCTGCTCTCCAAACTATTGCCCACGTTTCTGTTTCCTCTGAATTTCAGGATGCCTTGCTAAAAGCTGGGGTCTTATG GTACCTTTTGCCTTTGTTGCTTCAATATGACGCAACAGCGGAGGATTCTGACACAAAGGAGTCACATGGTGTCGGAGCCAGTGTTCAAATTGCAAAGAATTTGCATGCCTTGCGCGCTTCTCAGGCCCTCTCAAGGCTTAGTGGTATGTGTAGTGATGACAGTCTTACACCCTATAACCAGGCTGCAGCTGATGCTCTCCGTAGATTGTTAACTCCAAAAGTTGCTAGTCTTTTGAAGGATCCAGAACCTAAAGATCTACTGTCCAAAATAAATGCAAACTTGGAATCACCTGAG ATTATTTGGAACTCATCCACACGAGCAGAACTTCTGAAGTTTGTAGATCAGCAGCGCAGTAGCCAGGGCCCTGATGGGTCATATGATTTGAAAGATTCACACGAATTTGTGTATGAGGCATTGTCAAAAGAGCTCTATGTGGGCAATGTTTATCTGAGGGTTTACAATGATCAACCAGATTTTGAGATTAGTTGTCCAGAGGTTTTTGGTGTTGCTTTAGTTGAATTCATAGCGGACCTTGTGCATAATCAGTACTTTGTAGATTCTGCTTCTCAAAATAAACCTGTTATTACTAGTGACAGCTGTAGTTCACAAAATGAACTTAATTCCAGTGTTCAATCTCCCAAGGCTGAGCAACTTAACAATGAGGCTTCTGGATCAATTAGTCAGCTGGGCGAGCCTGTTGACACAATGTCAGCATCAGATGGACAGGGTCCTGAGGAGGAAGAAGCTTTATTGGTCAAGAACCTTCAATTTGGATTGATCTCCTTAAAG AATTTGCTAACACGGTATCCAAATCTGGCTTCCATCTTTTCTACCAAAGACAAGCTATTACCACTGTTTGAATGTTTTTCTGTTGCTGTTCCATCAAAATGCAACATTGCTCAACTTTGTCTCGGTGTGCTGTCACTTTTAACTGCATATGCTCCCTGCTTAGAGGCTATGGTTGCTGATGGATCTGGTCTTCTCCTTTTACTACAAATGCTCCACTCCAATCCTCAATGTCGTGAAGGGGTTCTTCATGTTCTTTATGCATTGGCAAGTACTGCAGAACTCGCCTGGTCAGCTGCCAAGCATGGTGGTGTTGTATATATTCTTGAAATTCTCTTACCTCTGCAGG ATGAAATTCCTCTTCAACAAAGAGCTGCTGCCGCCTCCTTGTTGGGAAAACTCATTGGGCAGCCCATGCATGGCCCTAGAGTTGCTATAACTCTTGCTAGATTTCTTCCAGATGGCCTAGTATCAGTTATCAGGGATGGACCTGGTGAGGCTGTAGTGGCAGCTGTAGACCAAACAACCGAGACACCAGAACTTGTATGGACATCAGCAATGGCAGCCTCATTGTCTGCCCAAATTGCAACTATGGCTTCAGACTTGTACCGTGAGCAGATGAAAGGCCGTGTCATTGATTGGGATGTGCCTGAGCAGGCATCTACGCAACAAGAAATGAGAGATGAGCCTCAG GTTGGAGGAATATATGTTAGATTGTTTCTAAAAGACCCCAAATTCCCTCTAAGAAATCCAAAGAGATTTTTAGAAGGATTGTTGGATCAATATTTGTCATCTATTGCTGCCACACATTATGATACACAAGCTTTTAACCCTGAGCTTCCTCTTCTCCTATCTGCTGCGTTGGTTTCGTTATTGCGAGTGCATCCAGCACTAGCAGATCATGTTGGGTATCTTGGATATGTACCCAAACTTGTTTCTGCCGTGGCTTATGAAGCCAGACGAGAAACTATGTCATCAGGGGAAGCAAACAATGGCAACTATGAGGAGAGAACTCATGAACCTAGTGATGAATCAGAACAGCCTGCACAAACTCCACAGGAACGTGTGCGTCTGAGCTGTTTACGTGTCCTACATCAACTGGCAGCTAGTACTACATGTGCAGAAGCTATGGCAGCAACTAGTGTTGGAACTCCTCAG GTTGTTCCTCTTCTAATGAAAGCTATAGGATGGAATGGTGGAAGCATACTTGCACTCGAGACCCTAAAGCGTGTTGTGGTTGCTGGAAATCGAGCCAGGGATGCTCTTGTTGCCCAAGGGCTTAA GGTTGGGCTTGTCGAAGTACTCCTTGGGCTTCTTGATTGGAGAGCTGGGGGAAGGAATGGACTATGCTCTCAAATGAAATGGAATGAATCTGAAGCCTCTATTGGCAGGGTGCTAGCAATAGAG